The Cyanobacteriota bacterium genomic sequence CTCTAGTCAGCTAATGCACTATCCTAACCCCCTTGCTGCGATGCAGGTGATTACCTAGATTGGCAGCATCGATTCAGCTTGTGATTGCCCCTCATGCTAAAGCACTGACTACCAACCCTATGCTAGGCAAATAGGTCATCGGTCTGAGGCAAGCTGATAAAAAATAACGGATTACCAAAATCTTGCTGAATCCCTGCTTGGAGTTGCTCTGGTGAGTAGGGGCTAGTATCTTGCAAGGTGCTCAATTCAATCTGATCCTGTTGTTGCAGCCGATAGAGAGCCTGATCCAGCGCTTGGCGAGAAAAGGGGGGCTGTAACCGCTGTCGCACGTGAAAGATGGGCAAGTAATTATGGCCACCAAGTTCATCATTCAAT encodes the following:
- a CDS encoding transcription factor RcaD, with translation ILTQSEPVDTGIPSPSLSTELPSDADVLDCIRKLNDELGGHNYLPIFHVRQRLQPPFSRQALDQALYRLQQQDQIELSTLQDTSPYSPEQLQAGIQQDFGNPLFFISLPQTDDLFA